The sequence TCGGGCGCGAGGGCCGCCGGCGACAAGAGAGCCAGGCCACGCTTCGCAAACCAGACCGCGAGCGCGCCGGTGATCACCAACACGATGAGCGCCCCGAGCCAGTACAGATCTTCGGGGAGCCACTGGTCGCCGACGAGCAGCACGAGACCGGTGAACAAGGAGAGTCCGCCGAGCAGCGCAAGCACGGCGCCCGTTGCGACGAATGCGGTGCCCTTGCCGATGCCTTCCACGATCCCGGCGATTTCCAGTCGGGCAAG is a genomic window of Gemmatimonadaceae bacterium containing:
- a CDS encoding phage holin family protein — encoded protein: LARLEIAGIVEGIGKGTAFVATGAVLALLGGLSLFTGLVLLVGDQWLPEDLYWLGALIVLVITGALAVWFAKRGLALLSPAALAPDETATTLKEDKEWLKQRLTSGATSS